The following nucleotide sequence is from Streptomyces sp. TG1A-8.
CCTGGGCGTTGGAGACGCCGCAGGGGCCGCCGCGTGACAGCGGCGGCCCCTGCGTGGCGTGCGGGCGGTTACTGGGTGTGCTTGAGGTAGACGGCGTGCAGGTCGTGTGCCAGCGCCCTCAGCGCGGCGGTGTCACCGCGCTTGAGGCATTTTCTGCCGTGCGTCTGAACCAGCATCACCAGGAAATAGAAGGCGCCGAGATCCTCGCCGTGTTTCTCGATGAAAGAAGCACGCTGCTTGAGCAGGTAATCGCGGGAGCGCTGGGCGCGGAGTTCGGATTTCAGGAGCGGGCGAGTCACGCCGAGCGCTCCCTGCCGAGGTCGTAAATCGATCCAGGACCACTGTAACCCGGATTCGGCCCGCCGGGAACCCCCTTCGGCTGGTTCTGGGATGCAGCCTGGAGCGGCGGGCGGTTCTTCAGTTTCTTTTCCAGCTCCTTTTCTTTTCGCTTTCGGGCGGTATTTGCGACCGCCTCATCGTGGGCGCGGCGCTTGTATGCGCTCTTTTCCAGGCCTTTGGTGACGGCCTCGACGTTCTTCAGCACGTTCTTCAGGGCCCGTTCCACGGGCTGGGCGCGCAGCCAGGCGTCGTAGAACCGGTCGCCCTCGACGTGGGTGTCGCGGCAGTGCACGCGGATCTCCAGGGCGAGGGTCTCCAGGTTCTTGCCGATGTCCAGCAGGACCCGCTGAACGTCGGCCAGGTACCGGGCGGTTGCCTCCGGGCTCTGCGCGACATCGCGCAGAGGAGAGTAGTTCGGGTCGTTGCTGTTCACGGCGGGGGTTCCCTCCTGGTGTACTTGTGGGACTGGGACTGCTTTCCGGCAGTCGCAGCGAAGGGCCAGCCCGATTGCCGCGGGCTGGCCCTCACTGGTGTGTGCCGGACGGTGATCGGGTCAGGGCCGGTAGCCGGAGGCGAGCAGGTCGGCCGCCTCCTGGCGGTACTCAGACGCGGTGCTCGGCGAGGCGACCTCCAGCTCGTGCTGAATGTCGGCGAGCGGCAGCCGCTCGGCTGCACCGCCGACGGCGAGGATCATCCGGGCGACGCGGCGGACCGCTCGCTCGCGCGGCTTGAGCTTGGCGACATCCTCGGCTTCGACCGCGCGCCGCTCGATTTCGGCAGCAGCGCGCCGCGTTTCGGCAGCGGCCAGCTTGGCTTCGGCAGCCTTCTTCTCGGCGTGCGCCGCGTCGGCGAGAGCGACCTTCTTGCGGCTCTCTTCCTCCTCCTTCTTGCGGTCGGCTTCGGCGGCAGCGCGGCGGGCTTCGGCGGCAGTTTTCTCGATTTCGGCAGCGACCCGATCCGCTTCGGCAGCGGCCCTGCGGGCTTCGGCGATGGTCTGAGTCTCGATCGCCTGAGCCTCCGCCGCGGCGACCCGGTCGGCCTCCGCCGCTTCCTTCCGCTTTTGGGCCGCCTGGCGCTCCAGCTCCGC
It contains:
- a CDS encoding carbohydrate ABC transporter — encoded protein: MTRPLLKSELRAQRSRDYLLKQRASFIEKHGEDLGAFYFLVMLVQTHGRKCLKRGDTAALRALAHDLHAVYLKHTQ